In a genomic window of Platichthys flesus chromosome 24, fPlaFle2.1, whole genome shotgun sequence:
- the LOC133949561 gene encoding carbohydrate sulfotransferase 12-like has protein sequence MALCRGMLWTLIFLGFIFLIMSVYGWDRFHRKRAERMHNLQEGRKQLLKEICENDKEAISKQKHSLEDLSDSELENLIVDDKHGIIYCYIPKVACTNWKRVMYILKHGEPYQEPSSIYDQYVHGLDTLRLLSSYPRIERKAKLKHYTKFQFVRDPFVRLISAFRDKFEDSKNDNDYKPLSQHIQRLYASQPYPPRITFYNFIQYLIEQSEQNLPLNAHWRQMHRLCHPCLIQYDFIGHLETLQEDAEQLLNTLKLQNDIKFPPSYVNLTTAESVSGWFRKVPLVERMKLYKLYETDFKMFGYRKPDELLDG, from the exons ATGGCTCTATGCAGAGGAATGCTGTGGACCCTTATATTtcttggatttatttttctcatcatGTCCGTTTACGGATGGGACAGGTTCCATcgaaaaagag CTGAAAGGATGCATAACTTACAGGAAGGGAGAAAACAGCTGCTaaaagaaatctgtgaaaatgacaAAGAGGCCATTTCTAAGCAGAAACACAGTCTTGAAGACTTGAGTGACAGTGAACTGGAGAACCTCATTGTGGATGACAAGCACGGCATCATCTACTGTTACATTCCTAAG gttGCATGTACCAACTGGAAGAGGGTGATGTATATACTGAAACACGGGGAGCCATATCAGGAGCCTAGTTCCATATATGATCAGTACGTTCATGGCCTTGACACCTTACGTCTTTTAAGCAGCTACCCAAGAATAGAGAGGAAG GCAAAGCTGAAGCACTACACCAAATTCCAGTTTGTACGGGACCCGTTCGTCCGTCTCATCTCCGCCTTCAGAGACAAATTCGAAGATTCGAAGAACGACAACGACTATAAGCCCCTCAGCCAACACATCCAGCGTCTCTACGCCAGCCAGCCTTATCCGCCACGCATTAcattttacaactttattcaaTATCTTATTGAGCAGAGTGAGCAGAATCTGCCCCTTAATGCTCACTGGAGGCAGATGCACCGTCTTTGCCACCCCTGCCTCATACA GTATGATTTCATTGGCCATCTGGAGACTCTACAGGAGGATGCTGAACAGCTACTGAACACCTTAAAGCTGCAGAACGACATTAAGTTCCCTCCTTCCTATGTCAACCTTACAACTGCTGAGTCTGTGTCAGGCTGGTTCAGAAAAGTGCCTCTAGTGGAAAGGATGAAGCTGTACAAGCTCTATGAAACTGACTTTAAGATGTTTGGCTACAGAAAGCCAGATGAATTGCTTGATGGTTGA
- the LOC133950210 gene encoding carbohydrate sulfotransferase 12-like — protein MALCRGMLWTLIFLGFIFLIMSVYGWDRFHRKRAERMHNLQEGRKQLLKEICENDKEAISKGEHSLEDLSDSELENLIVDDKHGIIYCYIPKVACTNWKRVMYVLKHGEPYQEPSSIYDQYVHGLDTLRLLSSYPRIERKAKLKHYTKFLFVRDPFVRLISAFRDKFEDSKNDYYYKPLSQHIQRLYASQPYPPRITFNNFIQYLIEQSEQNLPLNAHWRQMHRLCHPCLIQYDFIGHVETLQEDAEQLLNTLKLQNDIKFPPSYVNLTTAESLSGWFRNVPLVERMKLYKLYETDFKMFGYRKPDELLDG, from the exons ATGGCACTATGCAGAGGAATGCTGTGGACCCTTATATTtcttggatttatttttctcatcatGTCCGTTTACGGATGGGACAGGTTCCATcgaaaaagag CTGAAAGGATGCATAACTTACAGGAAGGGAGAAAACAGCTGCTaaaagaaatctgtgaaaatgacaAAGAGGCCATTTCTAAGGGGGAACACAGTCTTGAAGACTTGAGTGACAGTGAACTGGAGAACCTCATTGTGGATGACAAGCACGGCATCATCTACTGTTACATTCCCAAG gttGCATGTACCAACTGGAAGAGGGTGATGTATGTACTGAAACACGGGGAGCCATATCAGGAGCCTAGTTCCATATATGATCAGTACGTTCATGGCCTTGACACCTTACGTCTTTTAAGCAGCTACCCAAGAATAGAGAGGAAG GCAAAGCTGAAGCACTACACCAAATTCCTGTTTGTACGGGACCCGTTCGTCCGTCTCATCTCCGCCTTCCGAGACAAATTCGAAGATTCGAAGAACGACTACTACTATAAGCCCCTCAGCCAACACATCCAGCGTCTCTACGCCAGCCAGCCTTATCCGCCACGCATTACATTTAACAACTTTATTCAATATCTTATTGAGCAGAGTGAGCAGAATCTGCCCCTTAATGCTCACTGGAGGCAGATGCACCGTCTTTGCCACCCCTGCCTCATACA GTATGATTTCATTGGCCATGTGGAGACTCTACAGGAGGATGCTGAACAGCTACTGAACACCTTAAAGCTGCAGAACGACATTAAGTTCCCTCCTTCCTATGTCAACCTTACAACTGCTGAGTCTTTGTCAGGCTGGTTCAGAAATGTGCCTCTAGTGGAAAGGATGAAGCTGTACAAGCTCTATGAAACTGACTTTAAGATGTTTGGCTACAGAAAGCCAGATGAATTGCTTGATGGTTGA
- the LOC133950302 gene encoding carbohydrate sulfotransferase 12-like translates to MALCRGMLWTLIFLGFIFLIMSVYGWDRFHRKRAERMHNLQEGRKQLLKEICENDKEAISKGEHSLEDLSDSELENLIVDDKHGIIYCYIPKVACTNWKRVMYVLKHGEPYQEPSSIYDQYVHGLDTLRLLSSYPRIERKAKLKHYTKFLFVRDPFVRLISAFRDKFEDSKNDYYYKPLSQHIQRLYASQPYTPRITFYNFIQYLIEQSEQNLPLNAHWRQMHRLCHPCLIQYDFIGHVETLQEDAEQLLNTLKLQNDIKFPPSYVNLTTAESLSGWFRNVPLVERMKLYKLYETDFKMFGYRKPDELLDG, encoded by the exons ATGGCACTATGCAGAGGAATGCTGTGGACCCTTATATTtcttggatttatttttctcatcatGTCCGTTTACGGATGGGACAGGTTCCATcgaaaaagag CTGAAAGGATGCATAACTTACAGGAAGGGAGAAAACAGCTGCTaaaagaaatctgtgaaaatgacaAAGAGGCCATTTCTAAGGGGGAACACAGTCTTGAAGACTTGAGTGACAGTGAACTGGAGAACCTCATTGTGGATGACAAGCACGGCATCATCTACTGTTACATTCCCAAG gttGCATGTACCAACTGGAAGAGGGTGATGTATGTACTGAAACACGGGGAGCCATATCAGGAGCCTAGTTCCATATATGATCAGTACGTTCATGGCCTTGACACCTTACGTCTTTTAAGCAGCTACCCAAGAATAGAGAGGAAG GCAAAGCTGAAGCACTACACCAAATTCCTGTTTGTACGGGACCCGTTCGTCCGTCTCATCTCCGCCTTCCGAGACAAATTCGAAGATTCGAAGAACGACTACTACTATAAGCCCCTCAGCCAACACATCCAGCGTCTCTACGCCAGCCAGCCTTATACGCCACGCATTAcattttacaactttattcaaTATCTTATTGAGCAGAGTGAGCAGAATCTGCCCCTTAATGCTCACTGGAGGCAGATGCACCGTCTTTGCCACCCCTGCCTCATACA GTATGATTTCATTGGCCATGTGGAGACTCTACAGGAGGATGCTGAACAGCTACTGAACACCTTAAAGCTGCAGAACGACATTAAGTTCCCTCCTTCCTATGTCAACCTTACAACTGCTGAGTCTTTGTCAGGCTGGTTCAGAAATGTGCCTCTAGTGGAAAGGATGAAGCTGTACAAGCTCTATGAAACTGACTTTAAGATGTTTGGCTACAGAAAGCCAGATGAATTGCTTGATGGTTGA
- the LOC133949555 gene encoding carbohydrate sulfotransferase 12-like — MALCRGMLWTLIFLGFIFLIMSVYGWDRFHRKRAERMHNLQEGRKQLLKEICENDKEAISKGEHSLEDLSDSELENLIVDDKHGIIYCYIPKVACTNWKRVMYILKHGEPYQEPSSIYDQYVHGLDTLRLLSSYPRIERKAKLKHYTKFLFVRDPFVRLISAFRDKFEDSKNDNYYNPLSQHIQCLYGSQPYPPRITFYNFIQYLVDPQSEQNLPFDPHWRQMHRLCHPCLIQYDFIGHVETLQEDAEQLLNTLKLQNDIKFPPSYVNLTTAESLSGWFRKVPLVERMKLYKLYETDFKLFGYRKPDELLDG, encoded by the exons ATGGCACTATGCAGAGGAATGCTGTGGACCCTTATATTtcttggatttatttttctcatcatGTCCGTTTACGGATGGGACAGGTTCCATcgaaaaagag CTGAAAGGATGCATAACTTACAGGAAGGGAGAAAACAGCTGCTaaaagaaatctgtgaaaatgacaAAGAGGCCATTTCTAAGGGGGAACACAGTCTTGAAGACTTGAGTGACAGTGAACTGGAGAACCTCATTGTGGATGACAAGCACGGCATCATCTACTGTTACATTCCTAAG gttGCATGTACCAACTGGAAGAGGGTGATGTATATACTGAAACACGGGGAGCCATATCAGGAGCCTAGTTCCATATATGATCAGTACGTTCATGGCCTTGACACCTTACGTCTTTTAAGCAGCTACCCAAGAATAGAGAGGAAG GCAAAGCTGAAGCACTACACCAAATTCCTGTTTGTACGGGACCCGTTCGTCCGTCTCATCTCAGCCTTCCGAGACAAATTCGAAGATTCGAAGAATGACAACTACTATAACCCCCTCAGCCAACACATCCAGTGTCTCTATGGCAGCCAGCCTTATCCGCCACGCATAAcattttacaactttattcaaTATCTTGTGGACCCACAGAGTGAGCAGAATCTACCCTTTGATCCGCACTGGAGGCAGATGCATCGTCTTTGCCACCCCTGCCTCATACA GTATGATTTCATTGGCCATGTGGAGACTCTACAGGAGGATGCTGAACAGCTACTGAACACCTTAAAGCTGCAGAACGACATTAAGTTCCCTCCTTCCTATGTCAACCTTACAACTGCTGAGTCTTTGTCAGGCTGGTTCAGAAAAGTGCCTCTAGTGGAAAGGATGAAGCTGTACAAGCTCTATGAAACTGACTTTAAGTTGTTTGGCTACAGAAAGCCAGATGAATTGCTTGATGGTTGA